Proteins encoded in a region of the Saccharothrix ecbatanensis genome:
- a CDS encoding ArsR/SmtB family transcription factor: MAELGEHSRRFLKALAGETRQQLMEAFSGNAELTVGQVAERAGIAQSTASEHLAMLREGGLLTARRDGKTVYYRANPAGIAAALTELQGYLAVCCPPTE, from the coding sequence ATGGCGGAACTGGGCGAGCACTCACGCCGCTTCCTCAAAGCGCTGGCCGGCGAGACCAGGCAGCAGCTGATGGAGGCGTTCAGCGGCAACGCCGAGCTGACCGTCGGCCAGGTCGCCGAACGGGCCGGCATCGCGCAGTCCACCGCGTCCGAGCACCTGGCCATGCTCCGCGAAGGCGGCCTGCTCACCGCCCGCCGTGACGGCAAGACCGTCTACTACCGCGCCAACCCAGCCGGGATCGCCGCGGCGCTCACCGAACTCCAGGGCTACCTGGCCGTCTGCTGCCCACCGACAGAGTGA
- a CDS encoding ABC transporter permease, with protein MARDVVRSTLARWDTVLLVVLAAVVVVAGVLVEGFASGRNFQFLLLDVVAIALIALPLTLIVITGEIDLSVASTLGLCSAVMGQLWVAGLSLELVVVLVVGLGAVLGAVNAVFVTRFALPSLAVTIGTLAAYRGLAFVVLGDQAVADFPFSWTTAASSTVGGGSVPWAAVVTLVLAVVFGVVLHATPFGRSLYAMGNNAEAATFSGIRVARAKFWLFVVSGAVSGLAGVYWTLRFASARADNAAGLELAVVAAVLLGGVSIFGGRGTLLGVLAGVLLLGAVRNALQLADVAADTLNVVTGGLLIASVVVPNVVGMARTRWRRRQRTA; from the coding sequence ATGGCGCGTGACGTCGTGCGTTCCACGCTGGCCCGCTGGGACACCGTGCTCCTGGTGGTGCTCGCCGCCGTCGTGGTCGTCGCCGGGGTGCTGGTCGAGGGCTTCGCCAGTGGCCGGAACTTCCAGTTCCTGCTGCTGGACGTGGTCGCGATCGCGTTGATCGCCCTGCCGTTGACGCTGATCGTCATCACCGGGGAGATCGACCTGTCGGTGGCCAGCACGCTCGGCCTGTGCAGCGCGGTGATGGGGCAGCTGTGGGTGGCGGGCCTGTCGCTGGAGCTGGTCGTGGTCCTGGTGGTGGGTCTCGGCGCGGTGCTGGGCGCGGTGAACGCGGTGTTCGTGACGCGGTTCGCGCTGCCGTCGCTGGCGGTCACGATCGGCACCCTGGCGGCGTACCGCGGTCTGGCGTTCGTGGTGCTGGGCGACCAGGCCGTGGCCGACTTCCCGTTCAGCTGGACGACCGCGGCGAGCAGCACCGTCGGCGGCGGGTCCGTGCCGTGGGCGGCGGTCGTGACGCTGGTGCTGGCGGTCGTGTTCGGCGTGGTGCTGCACGCGACCCCGTTCGGCCGGTCCCTGTACGCGATGGGCAACAACGCCGAGGCGGCGACGTTCTCCGGTATCCGGGTCGCGCGGGCGAAGTTCTGGCTGTTCGTCGTGTCCGGCGCGGTGTCGGGTCTGGCGGGCGTGTACTGGACGCTGCGGTTCGCCAGCGCGCGGGCCGACAACGCCGCCGGTCTGGAGCTCGCGGTCGTCGCCGCCGTGCTGCTGGGCGGTGTCTCGATCTTCGGCGGTCGCGGCACCCTGCTCGGGGTGCTGGCCGGCGTGCTGCTGCTCGGCGCCGTTCGCAACGCCCTCCAACTCGCCGACGTCGCCGCGGACACGCTCAACGTCGTCACCGGCGGGCTGCTCATCGCCTCGGTCGTGGTGCCCAACGTGGTCGGCATGGCGCGGACCCGGTGGCGACGACGACAACGCACCGCCTGA
- a CDS encoding ABC transporter permease, producing MSARENGSRFVHKLWLAREFGIVVALGLLVLVTTVDSPNFLSPQSLRDLMLGAAILVVLAVGQTVVIISRNIDLSVGAVLGLVAFATGKLLSSAPGTPTVVAVLVGVGLGAVCGVVNGVLVAAARVPALVITLGTLYAFRGIDHSWARGEQINASDMPRSFLGLGTWTVLGVPVLALIALAVMLAVGFYLRNYRSGRELYAIGSEPAAARLSGIPVGRRVFTSFVVCGALAGLAGVLYAARFGTIDATVGTGIELQVVAAAVVGGVAIFGGSGSVYGAALGALLLTTIGSSLAVLRINPFWQQAVVGGLILAAIGLDRLLAVRAANRLRGRSSHGA from the coding sequence GTGAGCGCCCGGGAGAACGGGTCGCGGTTCGTCCACAAACTGTGGCTGGCACGTGAGTTCGGCATCGTGGTCGCGCTGGGGCTGCTGGTGCTTGTGACCACTGTGGACAGTCCTAACTTCCTGTCCCCGCAGAGCCTGCGGGACTTGATGCTCGGCGCGGCGATCCTGGTGGTCCTCGCGGTCGGGCAGACGGTGGTGATCATCTCCCGCAACATCGACCTGTCGGTCGGCGCGGTGCTGGGGCTGGTCGCGTTCGCCACCGGCAAGCTGCTCAGCTCCGCGCCGGGAACGCCGACCGTGGTGGCCGTCCTGGTGGGTGTCGGCTTGGGCGCGGTGTGCGGTGTGGTCAACGGCGTGCTGGTGGCCGCCGCACGGGTGCCCGCGTTGGTGATCACGCTCGGCACGCTCTACGCGTTCCGCGGCATCGACCACTCGTGGGCGCGTGGCGAGCAGATCAACGCCTCGGACATGCCGCGCTCGTTCCTCGGCCTGGGCACGTGGACCGTGCTCGGTGTCCCGGTGCTGGCGCTCATCGCGCTGGCCGTGATGCTGGCGGTCGGGTTCTACCTGCGCAATTACCGCAGCGGCCGTGAGCTGTACGCGATCGGTTCCGAGCCGGCCGCCGCGCGCCTGTCCGGCATCCCGGTGGGGCGGCGGGTGTTCACCTCGTTCGTCGTCTGCGGCGCGCTGGCGGGGCTGGCCGGTGTCCTGTACGCGGCACGTTTCGGCACGATCGACGCCACCGTGGGCACCGGGATCGAACTCCAGGTCGTGGCGGCGGCCGTGGTCGGGGGCGTGGCGATCTTCGGTGGCAGCGGCAGCGTGTACGGGGCCGCGCTCGGCGCGTTGCTGTTGACCACGATCGGCAGCTCGCTGGCGGTGCTGCGGATCAACCCGTTCTGGCAGCAGGCCGTCGTCGGCGGTCTGATCCTCGCCGCCATCGGTCTGGACCGGCTGCTGGCCGTCCGTGCGGCGAACCGCTTGCGAGGGAGGTCGTCCCATGGCGCGTGA
- a CDS encoding flavin-containing monooxygenase, with protein MEEWIVIGGGQSGLAAAHAVKAVGGRPVVLEAGERPTGSWAGYYDSLTLFSPARYCSLPGLAFGGDPDRYPTRDEVVDYLAGYADHLDVDIRTGHRVEKVVAADGGFEATLADRTLTARRVIAATGGFGAPYRPALPGLDTFTGSVVHAAEYRDPVPYRDKRIVVVGAGNSAVQIAVELARVARVTLASRKPVRFASQRPAGRDLHWWLKVTGVDAAPIGRWLPEQFSTPVLDTGVYRSAFESGHPDRRAMFTNLDATTVTWSDGTREPLDAIILATGYRPGLSYLESTAALDPDGYPQHRAGISTTHRGLGYVGLEWQRTLSSATLRGVGRDARYVVRRLRG; from the coding sequence ATGGAAGAGTGGATCGTGATCGGCGGTGGCCAGTCGGGTCTGGCCGCCGCGCACGCGGTGAAGGCGGTGGGTGGTCGGCCGGTGGTGCTGGAGGCGGGCGAACGTCCGACCGGGTCGTGGGCGGGTTACTACGACAGCCTCACGTTGTTCTCCCCGGCCAGGTACTGCTCGCTGCCGGGGTTGGCGTTCGGCGGTGACCCGGACCGGTACCCGACGCGGGACGAGGTGGTGGACTACCTGGCCGGGTACGCGGACCACCTCGACGTCGACATCCGCACTGGTCACCGGGTGGAGAAGGTCGTGGCCGCCGACGGTGGGTTCGAGGCGACGCTGGCCGACCGGACGCTGACGGCGCGTCGGGTGATCGCGGCCACCGGCGGCTTCGGCGCTCCCTACCGTCCCGCGCTGCCCGGACTGGACACGTTCACCGGCTCGGTGGTGCACGCGGCCGAGTACCGCGATCCGGTTCCGTACCGGGACAAGCGGATCGTGGTGGTGGGCGCGGGCAACTCCGCGGTGCAGATCGCGGTCGAGTTGGCGCGAGTGGCCAGGGTGACGTTGGCGAGTCGGAAGCCGGTCCGTTTCGCGTCGCAACGGCCGGCGGGCCGTGACCTGCACTGGTGGTTGAAGGTCACCGGCGTGGACGCCGCGCCGATCGGCCGGTGGCTCCCCGAGCAGTTCTCCACACCGGTGCTGGACACCGGCGTCTACCGGTCCGCGTTCGAATCGGGCCACCCCGACCGCAGGGCCATGTTCACCAACCTGGACGCCACGACCGTGACCTGGTCGGATGGCACCCGGGAACCCTTGGACGCGATCATCCTCGCCACCGGCTACCGGCCGGGTCTCTCGTACCTGGAGTCGACGGCCGCACTGGACCCCGACGGCTATCCACAACACCGTGCGGGCATCTCGACAACCCACCGGGGTCTGGGCTATGTGGGTCTGGAGTGGCAGCGCACCTTGTCGTCGGCCACTTTGCGCGGCGTCGGCCGTGACGCCAGGTACGTCGTCCGCCGCCTGCGCGGCTGA
- the rhaS gene encoding rhamnose ABC transporter substrate-binding protein — translation MSQHQRTVRVGLIAVLALLVTACGGTTRGSDDSPTANQATGQANPDAALVEGLDVAFLPKQVNNPYFTVADGGGKTATEEFKGKYKEVGPSEASASSQVSYINTLSQQQTDVIVTSANDPNAICGALNSARQAGAKVVTFDSDTKPECRDVFVNQVTAEGIAENQVKLISEQIGGEGKIAVLSATPNATNQNAWIELMRGELKKPEYAKIELVTVAYGNDEDQKSFQETQGLLRSYPDLKGIVSPTTVGVAAAARYLSGSEYKGKVALTGLGTPNQMREFVKDGTVKSFALWSPADLGYLAAYAGAALASGQITGASGEKFKAGKLGEYTIGADGIVVLGPPTVFDQGNIDKFDF, via the coding sequence ATGTCACAGCACCAACGCACCGTGCGCGTCGGCCTGATCGCGGTTCTGGCGTTGCTCGTCACCGCGTGCGGTGGCACCACCCGCGGCTCCGACGACAGCCCCACGGCCAACCAGGCCACCGGCCAGGCCAACCCCGACGCGGCGCTGGTCGAGGGGCTCGACGTGGCGTTCCTGCCGAAGCAGGTCAACAACCCGTACTTCACCGTGGCCGACGGGGGTGGCAAGACCGCGACCGAGGAGTTCAAGGGCAAGTACAAGGAGGTCGGGCCCTCCGAGGCCAGCGCGTCGTCGCAGGTCAGCTACATCAACACGTTGTCGCAGCAGCAGACCGACGTGATCGTGACGTCCGCGAACGACCCGAACGCGATCTGCGGCGCGCTCAACAGCGCACGGCAGGCGGGCGCCAAGGTCGTCACGTTCGACTCGGACACCAAGCCGGAGTGCCGGGACGTGTTCGTGAACCAGGTGACGGCCGAGGGCATCGCGGAGAACCAGGTCAAGCTGATCTCGGAGCAGATCGGCGGCGAGGGCAAGATCGCGGTCCTGTCCGCGACGCCCAACGCGACGAACCAGAACGCGTGGATCGAGCTGATGCGTGGAGAGCTGAAGAAGCCCGAGTACGCCAAGATCGAGCTCGTCACGGTCGCCTACGGCAACGACGAGGACCAGAAGTCGTTCCAGGAGACCCAGGGCCTGCTGCGCTCGTACCCGGACTTGAAGGGCATCGTCTCGCCCACCACGGTCGGCGTCGCGGCTGCGGCGCGTTACCTGTCGGGTTCGGAGTACAAGGGCAAGGTGGCGCTGACCGGGCTCGGCACGCCGAACCAGATGCGTGAGTTCGTCAAGGACGGCACGGTGAAGTCGTTCGCGCTGTGGAGCCCGGCCGACCTCGGCTACCTGGCGGCGTACGCGGGCGCGGCGCTGGCGTCCGGCCAGATCACGGGCGCGTCGGGCGAGAAGTTCAAGGCGGGCAAGCTCGGCGAGTACACCATCGGCGCCGACGGCATCGTCGTGCTCGGGCCGCCCACCGTGTTCGACCAGGGCAACATCGACAAGTTCGACTTCTGA